In a genomic window of Halobiforma lacisalsi AJ5:
- the glmS gene encoding glutamine--fructose-6-phosphate transaminase (isomerizing) — MCGIVGYTGARADRSVREVLLTGLSNLEYRGYDSAGVAIANGSLAVRKREGELPELKAAMEGGAEPVPDDGLAGIGHTRWSTHGPPSDANAHPHTDCGGRVAVVHNGIIENYRDLRESLAERGHEFESDTDTEVIPHLIEEALGQGDEFEAAFRRAVDRIEGSYAVAAVHADRETVHATRYRSPLVLGLDDDGYFLASDVPAFLEYTDRVVYLEDGQFASIRPSGAEITDERGSLVDVSVETIDWEPEDAGKSGYDHYMLKEIHDQPRAIRRCLRGRLRELDGAVEIDELGGLDRPDRVHFVACGTSYHASLYGARLFRERGIPSTAFLASEYDVGKIPIDEGTAVIGVTQSGETADTLAALREANSAGATTVTVSNVVGSSASREADHVLYIRAGPEISVAATKTFASQQVALTLLASAITGACDRDTLEALRSLPDHVQSVLDQSRTHEIAAEYADAEMDAYFFIGRGYAAPVALEGALKLKEISYAHAEGFPAGELKHGPLALVTERTPVFAVVTGDSRAETMLGNINEVSSRGAPVVAVTDSPEPLAADVDHVVPIPETDPRLAPILANVQLQLVAYWIARELGRSIDKPRNLAKSVTVQ; from the coding sequence ATGTGCGGGATCGTCGGCTACACCGGTGCGCGAGCGGACCGGAGCGTCCGCGAGGTGCTGTTGACGGGCCTGTCGAACCTCGAGTACCGTGGCTACGATTCGGCGGGCGTCGCCATCGCGAACGGCTCGCTGGCAGTTCGCAAGCGGGAAGGCGAGCTTCCGGAACTGAAAGCCGCGATGGAAGGCGGAGCGGAACCGGTTCCCGACGACGGCCTCGCCGGCATCGGACACACCCGCTGGAGCACGCACGGGCCACCCTCGGACGCGAACGCCCACCCCCACACCGACTGCGGGGGTCGCGTCGCCGTCGTCCACAACGGCATCATCGAGAACTACCGCGATCTCCGCGAGTCGCTCGCCGAACGGGGACACGAATTCGAGAGCGACACCGACACCGAAGTGATCCCGCACCTGATCGAGGAGGCGCTCGGCCAGGGCGACGAGTTCGAGGCCGCGTTCCGGCGGGCCGTCGACCGGATCGAGGGGAGCTACGCGGTGGCGGCCGTCCACGCCGACCGGGAGACGGTCCACGCGACGCGCTACCGGTCCCCGCTGGTCCTGGGGCTCGACGACGACGGCTACTTCCTCGCGAGCGACGTCCCGGCCTTCCTCGAGTACACCGACCGCGTCGTCTACCTTGAGGACGGCCAGTTCGCGTCGATCCGTCCCTCCGGGGCCGAGATCACCGACGAACGGGGTTCGCTGGTCGACGTGTCGGTCGAGACCATCGACTGGGAACCCGAGGACGCGGGCAAGAGCGGGTACGACCACTACATGCTCAAGGAGATCCACGACCAGCCCCGCGCGATCCGGCGGTGTCTCCGCGGCCGGTTACGAGAACTCGACGGGGCCGTCGAGATCGACGAACTCGGCGGGCTGGACCGGCCGGATCGGGTTCACTTCGTCGCCTGCGGGACGTCGTACCACGCGTCGCTGTACGGGGCTCGCCTCTTCCGGGAGCGGGGGATCCCGTCGACGGCCTTCCTGGCGAGCGAATACGACGTCGGCAAGATTCCAATCGACGAGGGGACGGCCGTCATCGGCGTCACCCAGAGCGGCGAAACGGCCGATACGCTGGCCGCGCTCCGGGAGGCAAACAGTGCGGGGGCGACGACGGTCACGGTGAGCAACGTCGTCGGGAGTTCCGCCTCACGGGAGGCCGACCACGTGCTGTACATCCGGGCCGGACCGGAGATCAGCGTCGCCGCGACGAAGACCTTCGCCTCCCAGCAGGTGGCGCTGACGCTGCTCGCGAGCGCGATCACGGGAGCGTGCGACAGGGACACCCTCGAGGCGTTGCGATCGCTCCCCGACCACGTCCAGTCCGTGCTCGATCAGTCGCGTACACACGAGATCGCCGCCGAGTACGCGGACGCGGAGATGGACGCCTACTTCTTCATCGGCCGGGGGTACGCCGCACCGGTCGCCCTCGAGGGGGCGCTCAAACTCAAAGAGATCTCCTACGCCCACGCCGAGGGGTTCCCGGCGGGCGAGTTGAAACACGGTCCGCTCGCGCTGGTGACCGAACGCACGCCGGTGTTCGCCGTCGTGACGGGTGACTCGCGCGCGGAGACGATGCTCGGGAACATCAACGAAGTCTCGTCCCGGGGTGCCCCCGTCGTCGCGGTGACGGACTCGCCGGAACCGCTCGCCGCCGACGTCGATCACGTGGTACCGATCCCGGAGACCGACCCGCGGCTCGCGCCGATCCTGGCGAACGTCCAGCTACAGCTCGTGGCCTACTGGATCGCCAGGGAACTCGGACGGTCGATCGACAAGCCACGAAACCTCGCGAAAAGCGTCACCGTCCAGTGA